The following is a genomic window from Variovorax paradoxus.
AGTACGGGTCTTGCGGCGTCTCTTCAAGGCGCAGCAAGGCCGGCAGCAGTTCGCAGCACTTGGCCCAGTCGTAGCCCTGCGGAGGCGTCGGCACCAGTGCGCGCAAGTCGTCGTAGGTCATCGCGGCCTCCTTGTTGTTGTCAGTTCTGCGGGGTCGCGGAACGTGCGTAGCCCCAGGTCTTGCCAGCCCACTTGCGGCGTCGGCGCGTAGAGGTCGACACCCGGCGCGAGCTGGTTGGGCAGCACGGGCCGGCGGCTGTGATGCGATCCCGAATCCAGGATGGTTTGGACAAAGTCAGGCCGCACCCACTTGTAGCGGCCGGTCACCTCGCCCTGCGATTCAGTCTTGAGGTACAGGCCCTCGGCCAAGTCGGACAGGTCGGTCTGCTGCCGCGCGAGGTCGAGTGGCTGGCCTTCCTGCAACACGGCCTTTTCGAAAGCCGCTTTCCAGCCGGGGCTGCGCGCAAGCGATGGCCGCACGAGCGAGCGCAGTGCCTTCGCCTGGTGCGGCATCTCGCCTTCGTAGAGCACAGGCACCGAAAGTACCGGGCTGCCGTCGAGCAGTGCATGCCGCGCGGGTGTCGACAGGAAGCACTGCGCTTGGCGGTCGTAGAGGTCGAACTCCAGGAAGAACGCGGGCAGCCTGTCGTACCAGCAGCTGTGCTTTGCAAAGCACCACTCGCCGTACATCACGTAGCGGTCCTCGAGTCGCTCGAGCAGCGTTGGCTCGTGCGCGGCAGCCCAGTGCTTGAACAGGTTGAACTGGCGCTCGCTGGCGCCGCCCGCGAGATAGTGGCCGCGCGATTGCAGCAGCAGCTCGCCCCCAGAGGTGAACGACACGGCCGCATTGGCGCCATCGAGCTTTTCCTCGATGACCACATGCTGGCCCTGCAGCGCGGACAACGGCGTCTGGCCATCGTCGGTGTCGCCGGCCTGCAAGCGCGAGCCTTCCAGATGCGCAGTACGCGGGTACTTGAGCAGCGGAACGGATGAAAGAGAAGAGAGAGGGAACACGTTGTTCTCCAGATGCAAACCAGGAAGAACCGACAACGTGCGGGAGCGAAGCTGGAAGAGAGATCGACTCGGCGGCCGAAGCGGGCCGTGCCTGGTCAGTGAGGGAACGCAGCTAGGCGCCCGACATGACCAGCGAGTGGTGTTGTCGGCGTCAGAGGGTGGTGACGGCGAATCGGGGCACTTGGCGCTCCAGGGGATCGAAGGATCCGTGGGTTGAAAAAAGGAAGGCGCGATTCTAGCCACGCACCATAAAAAAAGCCGACCCTGAGGCCGGCTTTTTTAGGGGGCTGTGTCTTCGGCGCATCAGGCCGTGGCCAGTGCCGCCGGACGCGCAAGGCGCACCGCATGCATCCAGGCGCGGCGCAGCACGGCGGGCGAGCGCGATTCCTCGGGAATCAACAGGAAGCCGCGGTCGCGCAGCGACGTGCCCAGGGCGATCTGGCTGGTCAGCACCGTGAGCGGAATCGCCAGCAGCAGCGGCAGGCCAACGGGCATGAGCCAGATCAGCGCGCTCGGGTCGATCATTGCAACGCCCAGGGCCAGCGCGCCGACCACGATGCTCATGGGAGCGAGCTGCGACACGGCAACCTTCCACGGCACGGCAGCGGCTTCACGCGGGGGCGACTTCCAGTCGAGCTTGATGCCGGTGAGGGCGACCAGCACGAACAGCGAGTGAGCCAGCATGCGAACCGGCGCTTGCACGATGGCCAGGCCGCTTTCGAGCACCGAGCTTTTCACCAGGCCCCACAGGCCGCCGTATTGGCGTTGCTCGCCGCGCATCAGCACGGCAGCAATGCCGAGCACGCGGGGCAGGAACAACAGGCACAGGGTCCAGACCCACAGGCCGGCCAGTTCCGCCGGCAGCACGCTCCAGCTGGAGATGA
Proteins encoded in this region:
- a CDS encoding RNA ligase family protein, with protein sequence MFPLSSLSSVPLLKYPRTAHLEGSRLQAGDTDDGQTPLSALQGQHVVIEEKLDGANAAVSFTSGGELLLQSRGHYLAGGASERQFNLFKHWAAAHEPTLLERLEDRYVMYGEWCFAKHSCWYDRLPAFFLEFDLYDRQAQCFLSTPARHALLDGSPVLSVPVLYEGEMPHQAKALRSLVRPSLARSPGWKAAFEKAVLQEGQPLDLARQQTDLSDLAEGLYLKTESQGEVTGRYKWVRPDFVQTILDSGSHHSRRPVLPNQLAPGVDLYAPTPQVGWQDLGLRTFRDPAELTTTRRPR